AAAAATCAGAATAAAGTTAAAATCTTATGACCATAATTTGGTAGATAAGTCCGCTGAGAAGATTGTAAAAACAGTAAAAGCTACTGGAGCTGCGGTAACTGGTCCTATTCCGTTACCTACACACAAAAAGCTTTTCACGGTGTTACGTTCTCCTCACGTAAATAAAAAATCACGCGAACAGTTTCAATTAAGTTCACACAAACGCTTATTGGATATTTATAGTTCTTCATCAAAAACTATTGATGCTTTGATGAAACTTGAGTTACCAAGCGGGGTGGAAGTTGAAATCAAAGTGTGATAACTGCTAAAGTTTTAAAGAACTTTATACATTGTCCCAAGCGCTGAAAGTGAGGGAAAAACGGATAAAAAATGGATTCAGGGTCGAAGAAATTTTTTTGACCCTGAATTTTTGAAAAATAATAATAATCATTTAATAACTAAATTTTTATGTCTGGGTTAATTGGAAAAAAAGTAGGTATGACCAGCATTTTTGATGAAAACGGGAAAAATATTCCTTGTACAGTCATCGAAGCTGGCCCATGCGTAGTTACCCAAGTCAGAACCGTAGAGGTTGATGGGTATGAGGCTCTTCAACTTGGTTTCGATGACAAAGCAGAACATCGTGCTAACAAAGCTGAATTAGGGCATTTTAAAAAAGCAGGATCGTCTGTTAAGAAAAAAGTTGTCGAATTCCAAGGATTTGAAAAAGAGTACAAAATTGGTGATGCTATTAGTGTTGAACTTTTCTCTGAAGGAGAATTTGTTGACATCACTGGTATTTCTAAAGGGAAAGGTTTTCAAGGCGTTGTTAAAAGACACGGCTTCGGTGGTGTAGGTCAGTCCACTCACGGTCAGCACAACCGCTTAAGAGCACCAGGTTCTATCGGAGCTTCATCGTATCCTTCAAGAGTATTCAAAGGAATGCGTATGGCAGGTAGAATGGGAGCAGAGAAAGTAACAGTACAAAACCTAAAAGTGTTGAAAGTAGTTCCTGAAAAAAATCTTTTAATTGTTAAAGGATGTGTTCCAGGACACAAAAATGCTTACGTAACTATTCACAAATAATGGAAGTAGCAGTATTAAATAATCAAGGAAAAGAGACAGGAAGAAAGATTACTCTTTCTGATGCTGTTTTTGCAATAGAGCCTAACAATCACGTAATTTACTTAGATGTTAAACGTTATTTGGCAAATAAACGTCAAGGAACGCACAAGGCTAAAGAAAGAAATGAAGTAGCGGGAAGTACACGTAAGATTAAAAAGCAAAAAGGAACAGGTACAGCTCGTGCAGGAAGTGTAAAATCGCCTGTGTTTGTTGGTGGAGGACGTATTTTCGGTCCAAGACCTAAAGACTACACTCAAAAGCTCAACAAAAATGTAAAGCGTTTGGCACGTCGTTCAGCTTTAAGCTTAAAGGCTAAAGAACAAGCAGTTGTAGTTTTGGAAGATTTCAATTTTGACACTCCAAAAACCAAAGAATTTGTTAGTGTATTGAAAGCTTTAGGATTAGAGAATAAAAAATCACTTTTTGTGTTGGCAGATATAAATAATAATGTATATTTGTCCTCACGAAATTTGAAAAACACAAACGTGGTAACTGCTTCAGAATTAAATACCTATGATATTATGAATGCTTCAGGTGTTGTTCTTTTGGAGAGTTCTGTAGATGTTGTTGAATCAAATTTAACAAAATAAGTAAGCTATGAGTATACTAATTAGACC
This genomic window from Capnocytophaga canimorsus contains:
- the rplD gene encoding 50S ribosomal protein L4, producing the protein MEVAVLNNQGKETGRKITLSDAVFAIEPNNHVIYLDVKRYLANKRQGTHKAKERNEVAGSTRKIKKQKGTGTARAGSVKSPVFVGGGRIFGPRPKDYTQKLNKNVKRLARRSALSLKAKEQAVVVLEDFNFDTPKTKEFVSVLKALGLENKKSLFVLADINNNVYLSSRNLKNTNVVTASELNTYDIMNASGVVLLESSVDVVESNLTK
- the rplC gene encoding 50S ribosomal protein L3; this encodes MSGLIGKKVGMTSIFDENGKNIPCTVIEAGPCVVTQVRTVEVDGYEALQLGFDDKAEHRANKAELGHFKKAGSSVKKKVVEFQGFEKEYKIGDAISVELFSEGEFVDITGISKGKGFQGVVKRHGFGGVGQSTHGQHNRLRAPGSIGASSYPSRVFKGMRMAGRMGAEKVTVQNLKVLKVVPEKNLLIVKGCVPGHKNAYVTIHK
- the rpsJ gene encoding 30S ribosomal protein S10, which produces MSSQKIRIKLKSYDHNLVDKSAEKIVKTVKATGAAVTGPIPLPTHKKLFTVLRSPHVNKKSREQFQLSSHKRLLDIYSSSSKTIDALMKLELPSGVEVEIKV